The following proteins are co-located in the Pedobacter sp. FW305-3-2-15-E-R2A2 genome:
- a CDS encoding glycosyltransferase codes for MISIIIASVDEVMLAEVTENITETIGLPFEILSYSNSKGEAGLCSIYNKGSKAAKYKILCFMHEDLHIKTDNWGKVVVDAFQDQKLGIIGVVGSSYKTCAPTGWYTISYENKVLHGNYIQSFKYSNRPSEHFNENPLNQKMAPVVSVDGMWFCTTKALSEEFPFDEEVFKGFHCYDLDFCFQVGQAYKIAVNYQILIEHYSEGNFNKIWWLDTLKLHQKWRNKLPISVTDITAKQRFLIEKRSYRWVIETLRKIGYSGAYVFAFLIKQKMNGSLSWLQYLKAMKYMLRTPKI; via the coding sequence ATGATTTCAATTATTATAGCATCTGTTGATGAGGTCATGTTAGCAGAAGTAACCGAAAATATAACTGAAACTATCGGGCTCCCATTCGAGATACTCAGTTACAGCAACTCAAAAGGGGAGGCTGGTCTTTGTAGTATCTATAATAAAGGAAGTAAAGCTGCAAAGTATAAAATTTTGTGCTTCATGCACGAAGATCTCCATATTAAAACCGATAATTGGGGTAAGGTTGTTGTAGACGCGTTTCAGGATCAAAAATTAGGCATTATTGGGGTTGTAGGCTCTTCTTATAAAACATGTGCTCCTACTGGATGGTATACCATTAGTTATGAAAACAAGGTTTTGCATGGGAACTACATTCAATCTTTTAAATACAGCAATAGACCTTCTGAGCATTTCAATGAAAATCCCTTAAATCAGAAGATGGCTCCTGTCGTTTCCGTTGATGGCATGTGGTTTTGTACTACTAAAGCGCTTAGTGAAGAATTTCCGTTCGATGAGGAGGTCTTTAAGGGCTTCCATTGTTATGACCTCGATTTTTGTTTTCAGGTTGGTCAGGCCTATAAAATCGCGGTTAACTATCAGATCCTGATCGAGCATTATTCTGAAGGAAATTTTAATAAAATCTGGTGGCTGGATACTTTAAAATTGCATCAAAAGTGGCGTAATAAACTTCCCATCTCGGTGACTGATATAACAGCTAAACAACGCTTTCTTATTGAAAAAAGATCCTATAGATGGGTGATTGAAACCCTTAGGAAAATAGGATACTCAGGAGCATATGTGTTTGCTTTTCTAATTAAGCAAAAGATGAATGGGAGTCTGAGTTGGTTACAATATCTCAAAGCGATGAAATATATGCTTAGAACAC
- the infB gene encoding translation initiation factor IF-2, giving the protein MSDDKPIILFKAVKELNVGIATAVEFLEKKGFSVENKPTTKLSRDMYNALLKEFQGDKIVKEEANQIVIGKIRRDEPEVTEKVAEAPRKNVEFENEGILVKNLHSYTPPVEKPKEEAPAKPAAPVVEKTEEKPEEGALPGVKIVGKINLDDLNSKTRPVKKEETPEVPQPVAEEPKVVEPTPAPAPVEKAPVEEKPVEKPVEAVKEEVVKPVVEQPKVEETPKPVEQPVAKTEPEVKETPKPVEAPKIVETPKVVETPKVEKTDEVEVIKARSVKLSGPNIIGKIVLPTTPDRKSSPVASSADSNDAKRKRKRKKTPGQHPGQGGNTPAGNQQTGGQAGQGTTAPKPAPTFTNRPDFRNNTNNTANRPNFRNSKPGAPGSGGPKEEPTEKEIQDQIKATLARLSGAGKSGKFAQRAKLRRQKRDDVALSADEAAMEQELQSKVLRVTEFVTANELATMMDEPVTKIIGTCMSLGMFVSINQRLDAETLTIVADEFGYEIQFVKPDDESDIVIEEEDNDEDLEPRAPVVTIMGHVDHGKTSLLDYIRKANVVAGEAGGITQHIGAYMVTTPTGKKVTFLDTPGHEAFTAMRARGAKVADIAIIVVASDDAVMPQTKEAINHAQAAGVPLVFAFTKIDKPGANSDKIREQLSIMNILVEDWGGNFQSQEISGKSGLNVDLLLEKVLLEAELLDLKANPNKRATGSVIEATLDKGRGIVTTVLVQAGTLKIGDPILAGSYSGRVKALFNERGQKVDKAGPSVPVQVLGMQGAPTAGDRFNALESEVEAREIANKRLQLMREQGLRTQKHITLDEIGRRLAIGNFKELNLIVKGDVDGSIEALSDSLLKLSTEEIQINIISKAVGQISESDVLLASASDAIIIGFQVRPSSGARKLAEAEQIDIRLYSIIYDAINEIKAAMEGMLAPEFEEKITANVEIRETFKITKVGTIAGCMVLDGTITRNSKIRIVRDGVVVYTGELASLKRYKDDVKEVARGYECGLNIHNFNNIEVGDIVEAYEQVEVKRKL; this is encoded by the coding sequence ATGTCAGACGACAAACCAATAATTTTATTTAAAGCAGTTAAGGAACTTAACGTAGGCATTGCTACGGCCGTTGAGTTTTTAGAAAAGAAAGGCTTTTCTGTTGAGAATAAACCCACTACTAAGCTCTCCCGCGACATGTATAATGCGCTGTTGAAAGAGTTTCAGGGCGATAAGATCGTAAAAGAAGAAGCCAATCAGATTGTTATTGGTAAAATTCGTCGTGATGAGCCGGAAGTGACTGAGAAAGTTGCGGAAGCACCTAGAAAAAATGTAGAATTCGAAAATGAAGGCATTCTTGTTAAGAACCTTCATTCGTATACTCCTCCTGTAGAGAAACCTAAAGAAGAAGCTCCCGCAAAACCGGCAGCTCCAGTGGTGGAAAAAACAGAAGAGAAACCTGAAGAGGGAGCATTGCCGGGTGTGAAAATAGTAGGAAAAATCAATCTTGATGATTTAAACTCTAAAACCCGTCCGGTGAAGAAAGAAGAAACACCTGAAGTACCTCAGCCTGTGGCTGAAGAACCAAAAGTGGTAGAACCAACACCAGCCCCTGCTCCAGTGGAGAAAGCACCTGTAGAAGAGAAACCAGTAGAAAAACCAGTAGAAGCCGTAAAGGAAGAAGTGGTAAAACCTGTAGTAGAACAACCTAAGGTGGAAGAGACTCCAAAGCCTGTTGAGCAACCTGTTGCAAAAACAGAGCCCGAAGTAAAAGAAACTCCTAAACCAGTGGAAGCACCAAAAATAGTTGAAACGCCGAAAGTTGTGGAAACCCCTAAAGTTGAAAAAACAGACGAGGTAGAAGTGATTAAAGCACGTTCTGTAAAACTTTCAGGACCTAATATCATCGGTAAGATCGTTTTACCAACCACACCAGATCGTAAATCATCTCCTGTAGCCTCTTCGGCCGACAGCAATGATGCGAAAAGGAAACGTAAGCGTAAAAAAACTCCAGGGCAACACCCGGGACAGGGAGGTAACACTCCGGCAGGAAATCAGCAGACAGGTGGCCAGGCAGGACAAGGTACTACAGCACCAAAACCAGCTCCGACGTTTACCAACAGACCTGATTTCAGGAACAATACTAACAATACAGCCAACAGGCCTAACTTTAGAAACAGCAAACCGGGAGCTCCTGGAAGCGGCGGTCCTAAAGAAGAACCTACGGAAAAAGAAATACAAGACCAGATCAAAGCAACACTTGCACGTTTAAGTGGCGCTGGTAAGTCGGGTAAATTTGCTCAACGTGCTAAACTACGTCGTCAGAAACGTGATGATGTTGCCCTTTCGGCAGATGAAGCAGCAATGGAGCAGGAATTACAATCCAAAGTGTTAAGGGTGACGGAATTTGTTACGGCAAATGAGTTGGCTACGATGATGGATGAGCCGGTAACTAAAATTATCGGAACTTGTATGAGCCTGGGAATGTTCGTATCCATCAACCAACGTTTGGATGCCGAAACATTAACTATTGTAGCAGATGAGTTTGGTTACGAAATTCAATTCGTTAAACCGGATGATGAAAGTGATATCGTTATCGAGGAAGAAGATAATGACGAAGATTTAGAGCCAAGAGCACCGGTTGTGACCATCATGGGTCACGTCGATCATGGTAAGACTTCATTGCTGGATTATATCCGTAAAGCAAACGTAGTGGCTGGTGAGGCCGGTGGTATTACTCAGCACATTGGTGCTTATATGGTAACCACACCTACAGGTAAGAAAGTTACTTTCTTAGATACTCCGGGTCACGAAGCCTTTACAGCGATGCGTGCACGTGGTGCGAAAGTAGCGGATATTGCCATCATTGTTGTCGCTTCGGATGATGCGGTGATGCCACAAACTAAAGAGGCAATCAACCATGCTCAGGCAGCAGGCGTACCATTGGTATTTGCCTTCACAAAAATTGATAAACCGGGTGCAAACTCAGATAAAATACGTGAGCAATTGTCCATCATGAATATCCTGGTAGAGGATTGGGGAGGTAACTTCCAGTCGCAGGAGATTTCGGGTAAAAGCGGACTAAACGTAGACTTGTTATTAGAAAAAGTTTTATTGGAAGCAGAACTGCTTGACCTTAAAGCGAATCCTAACAAACGCGCTACAGGTAGTGTAATCGAAGCTACCTTAGATAAAGGTCGTGGTATTGTAACTACGGTTCTTGTTCAGGCAGGTACGTTGAAAATCGGAGATCCGATTCTGGCAGGTAGTTATAGCGGACGTGTGAAAGCGTTGTTTAACGAACGTGGACAGAAAGTAGATAAAGCAGGACCTTCAGTACCGGTACAGGTATTGGGTATGCAGGGTGCCCCTACAGCGGGTGATCGATTCAATGCATTGGAAAGTGAAGTTGAGGCAAGAGAAATTGCCAACAAACGTTTACAATTAATGCGTGAGCAAGGTCTTCGTACACAGAAACACATTACACTGGATGAGATCGGTCGTCGTTTGGCAATCGGTAACTTTAAAGAGCTGAACCTGATTGTTAAAGGTGATGTGGATGGTTCAATTGAGGCACTATCTGACTCATTGTTGAAACTGTCTACTGAAGAGATTCAAATCAATATCATTAGCAAAGCGGTAGGTCAGATCTCTGAATCTGATGTGTTGTTAGCTTCTGCTTCTGATGCGATCATCATCGGTTTCCAGGTTCGTCCTTCTTCAGGAGCGCGTAAACTGGCCGAGGCTGAACAAATTGACATCAGACTATATTCTATCATCTACGATGCAATCAATGAGATTAAAGCGGCGATGGAAGGTATGTTGGCTCCGGAGTTTGAAGAGAAGATCACCGCGAACGTGGAGATCAGAGAAACCTTCAAAATCACTAAAGTGGGTACCATTGCAGGATGTATGGTATTGGATGGTACGATCACACGTAACAGCAAAATCCGTATCGTTAGAGATGGTGTGGTAGTTTACACAGGTGAACTTGCTTCATTGAAACGTTATAAAGATGACGTGAAAGAAGTGGCAAGAGGTTACGAGTGTGGATTGAACATTCATAACTTTAACAACATCGAAGTAGGTGACATCGTTGAAGCTTACGAACAAGTAGAAGTAAAAAGAAAGTTGTAA
- the nusA gene encoding transcription termination factor NusA, producing MSNINLIDSFQEFKEFKNIDRPTVISVLEEVFRSMLRKKYGTDENCDVIVNPDNGDLEIWRTRKVMEDGFSEDDDLEIELAEVKLLDADMEVGDDYIEQITLESFGRRAILAARQTLVSKVLELEKDEIFKKYKDRVGEIVTGEVYQVWKKETLVLDDEGNELMMPKTEQIPADYFKKGDTVRAVILKVDMVNATPKIIISRIAPEFLQRLFEIEVPEIFDGLITIKKIVREPGERAKVAVESYDDRIDPVGACVGMKGSRIHGIVRELKNENIDVINFTNNISLYITRALSPAKITSIKLDDETKHASVYLKPDQVSLAIGRGGHNIKLAGKLTGYEIDVYREAGEEDEDVDIEEFSDEIDSWIIDELKAIGCDTAKSVLALSIDELVKRTDLEEETIKEVMSILKSEFE from the coding sequence ATGAGCAATATTAATTTAATCGATTCATTTCAGGAATTCAAAGAGTTCAAGAACATCGACCGTCCTACAGTGATTAGTGTGCTGGAAGAGGTATTCCGCAGTATGTTGCGTAAAAAATACGGTACTGATGAGAATTGTGACGTAATCGTTAACCCGGACAACGGAGATTTGGAGATCTGGCGTACAAGAAAAGTGATGGAGGATGGTTTTTCTGAAGATGATGACCTGGAGATCGAACTTGCTGAAGTAAAGCTTTTGGATGCGGATATGGAAGTTGGCGACGATTACATTGAGCAGATCACTTTAGAAAGTTTTGGCCGTAGAGCGATATTAGCTGCACGCCAGACGCTTGTTTCTAAAGTATTAGAATTAGAAAAAGACGAGATCTTTAAAAAATATAAGGATAGGGTTGGAGAGATTGTAACAGGAGAAGTTTACCAGGTTTGGAAAAAAGAGACTTTGGTACTGGATGATGAAGGCAATGAGTTGATGATGCCTAAAACTGAACAGATCCCTGCCGATTACTTCAAAAAAGGCGATACTGTCCGTGCGGTAATTTTAAAAGTAGACATGGTAAATGCTACTCCAAAAATTATCATTTCAAGGATTGCCCCTGAGTTCTTACAACGTTTGTTCGAAATTGAGGTTCCTGAGATTTTTGATGGCTTGATTACCATTAAGAAAATCGTTCGTGAACCAGGAGAAAGAGCAAAAGTTGCTGTGGAGTCTTATGACGACAGAATTGATCCGGTTGGTGCTTGTGTGGGTATGAAAGGTTCTAGGATACATGGTATCGTAAGAGAACTTAAAAATGAAAATATTGATGTGATCAATTTCACCAACAATATTTCACTATACATTACCAGAGCATTAAGCCCGGCTAAAATCACTTCTATTAAGTTAGATGATGAAACAAAACACGCTTCGGTATACCTGAAACCAGACCAGGTTTCATTGGCTATCGGTAGAGGTGGACACAACATTAAACTGGCTGGTAAATTAACCGGTTACGAAATTGATGTGTATCGTGAAGCAGGCGAAGAAGATGAGGATGTGGATATCGAAGAATTCTCGGATGAAATCGATAGCTGGATCATCGATGAGCTGAAAGCGATCGGTTGTGATACCGCAAAAAGTGTACTTGCACTTTCAATTGATGAGTTGGTAAAACGTACCGATCTTGAAGAAGAAACCATCAAAGAAGTGATGAGTATATTAAAATCAGAGTTTGAATAA
- the rimP gene encoding ribosome assembly cofactor RimP has translation MQVEKRVTALVEEKISDRPELFLVEVKMLPNNKLIIHVDGDEGISIQDCAAISRHVGFHLEEENTIEKAYNLEVSSPGVGEPLKLQRQYTKNIGRELSVKLNGGEIKEGKLLSVEDHSITIEAKVKEKGKKAQLVETSIDFSNITETKVLISFK, from the coding sequence ATGCAGGTAGAAAAAAGAGTTACAGCGTTAGTTGAAGAGAAAATTTCGGATAGGCCGGAGTTGTTTTTGGTAGAGGTAAAAATGCTTCCAAACAATAAGCTTATTATTCATGTCGATGGCGATGAGGGAATCAGTATTCAGGATTGTGCCGCAATCAGCAGACATGTAGGTTTCCATCTGGAAGAGGAAAATACGATTGAAAAAGCGTATAATTTGGAAGTTTCTTCTCCTGGTGTAGGTGAACCACTTAAACTTCAAAGACAGTATACAAAAAATATTGGAAGAGAATTAAGTGTCAAACTGAATGGTGGAGAAATTAAGGAAGGGAAGCTGCTTTCTGTAGAAGATCATAGCATAACTATCGAAGCGAAGGTTAAAGAAAAAGGTAAAAAGGCGCAACTGGTTGAAACCAGTATCGACTTTAGTAATATAACAGAAACAAAGGTTTTAATTTCATTTAAATAA
- a CDS encoding phage holin family protein, giving the protein MRLIVEILLLGLAVFLGAKLIPGVHVDSYWAAIVAAVLISLANATIGTILRIFTFPINFLTLGLVSFIITVLMILLVDNMMSSFNTSGFWAAAFLAIVVALIKAIFGSIAGTEKD; this is encoded by the coding sequence ATGAGACTCATTGTAGAAATTTTATTATTAGGACTCGCTGTATTTCTGGGCGCAAAACTCATTCCCGGAGTTCATGTAGACAGCTATTGGGCAGCTATTGTCGCCGCAGTACTCATTTCATTGGCCAATGCAACTATTGGAACAATTTTACGCATTTTCACCTTTCCCATCAATTTTCTTACACTCGGTCTGGTATCTTTTATCATTACCGTGCTAATGATTTTATTAGTAGACAACATGATGAGTAGCTTTAATACCAGTGGATTTTGGGCTGCAGCATTTCTTGCCATTGTAGTCGCTTTAATTAAAGCAATATTTGGCTCAATTGCAGGAACGGAAAAGGATTAG
- a CDS encoding acyl-CoA dehydrogenase: MLFQLSEEQLMIQKAARDFAQNELKPGVIERDEHQKFPAEQVKKLGELGFLGMMVSEKYNGSGLDALSYVLVMEELSKIDASASVVVSVNNSLVCYGLESYGSEFQKEKYLKPLASGEKIGAFCLSEPEAGSDATSQQTTAEDKGDYYLLNGTKNWITNGNTASTYLVIAQTDRALKHRGINAFIVEKGMEGFTIGPKENKMGIRGSDTHSLMFNDVKVPKENRIGEDGFGFKFAMKTLEGGRIGIAAQALGIAAGAYELALEYSKQRKSFGKAISEHQAIAFKLADMATTIEAARLLVYKAAWLKDQGLPYTLAGSMAKLYASKVAMDVTVEAVQIHGGYGFVKEYHVERMMRDAKITQIYEGTTEIQKMVISREILK; this comes from the coding sequence ATGCTATTTCAATTAAGTGAAGAACAATTGATGATCCAGAAGGCTGCAAGGGATTTCGCACAGAATGAACTTAAGCCCGGAGTCATCGAGAGAGATGAGCACCAGAAATTTCCTGCTGAGCAAGTGAAAAAACTTGGCGAGTTGGGCTTTCTGGGAATGATGGTTTCAGAAAAATATAATGGTAGCGGTTTAGACGCGTTATCTTATGTCCTGGTAATGGAAGAACTATCCAAAATAGATGCTTCTGCTTCTGTTGTTGTTTCCGTTAATAATTCATTGGTATGTTATGGCCTGGAGTCATATGGATCAGAATTTCAAAAAGAAAAATATCTGAAACCATTGGCGTCCGGTGAAAAGATCGGTGCTTTCTGTTTATCAGAACCTGAGGCCGGATCAGACGCGACTTCACAGCAGACTACAGCTGAAGATAAAGGCGATTACTACTTGCTGAATGGTACGAAAAACTGGATTACAAACGGAAATACGGCTTCGACTTATTTGGTGATTGCACAGACCGACCGTGCTTTGAAGCACAGAGGTATCAATGCCTTTATTGTGGAAAAAGGAATGGAAGGTTTTACCATTGGGCCGAAGGAGAATAAAATGGGTATTCGTGGTTCTGACACACATTCATTGATGTTTAATGACGTGAAGGTTCCTAAAGAAAACAGAATCGGGGAAGATGGATTCGGTTTTAAGTTTGCAATGAAAACCCTGGAGGGTGGTCGTATTGGTATCGCTGCACAGGCCTTAGGGATTGCTGCAGGGGCCTATGAGCTGGCTTTGGAATATTCCAAACAACGCAAATCTTTTGGTAAAGCAATTTCTGAACATCAGGCGATTGCCTTTAAACTGGCAGATATGGCGACAACCATTGAGGCTGCACGTTTGCTGGTTTATAAAGCAGCCTGGCTGAAAGACCAGGGACTTCCTTATACTTTAGCAGGTTCTATGGCGAAATTGTATGCTTCGAAGGTGGCAATGGATGTTACTGTAGAGGCGGTTCAGATCCATGGTGGTTATGGCTTTGTTAAAGAATACCATGTGGAGCGAATGATGCGTGATGCTAAGATTACGCAGATCTATGAAGGAACTACAGAAATTCAGAAAATGGTGATCTCGAGAGAGATTTTAAAATAG
- the panD gene encoding aspartate 1-decarboxylase: MIIEILKSKIHRVKVTQAELHYVGSITIDEDLMDAAQIIANEKVQIVNNNNGERFETYVIKGERGTGTICLNGATARKVQVGDILIIMSYGSLPIEEAKKYHPILVFPDDNNHLLK; encoded by the coding sequence ATGATTATCGAGATATTAAAATCGAAAATACACCGTGTTAAAGTAACACAGGCCGAATTACATTACGTTGGAAGCATTACCATAGATGAAGATCTGATGGATGCTGCCCAGATTATCGCCAATGAAAAGGTGCAGATCGTAAACAATAATAATGGAGAACGCTTTGAGACCTATGTGATCAAAGGGGAACGTGGAACCGGGACGATTTGTTTAAACGGAGCTACTGCCAGAAAAGTTCAGGTTGGTGACATTCTGATCATTATGTCTTACGGATCTCTGCCAATCGAAGAGGCAAAGAAATATCATCCTATTCTTGTTTTTCCTGACGACAATAATCATCTCTTAAAATAG
- the panC gene encoding pantoate--beta-alanine ligase, whose product MGQQKIALVPTMGALHKGHVSLINIAQQYADVVVCSIFVNPTQFTDPKDLEKYPRPLEHDMQMLREAGCDVVFMPSVKEMYPGTEHWHIDLGPAEFLLEGEFRKGHYQGVTQIVKKLFDAVNPDVAFFGQKDFQQVLMIENMVAYFKLPVQIISCPIIREEDGLAMSSRNIHLNEADRKNALVLSKALTYVKDHFEEKTIAVLLAEAKEMISAVAGVELDYFTIANGKTLLPENNKNQSDLVALVAAKVGQTRLIDNMLLN is encoded by the coding sequence TTGGGTCAACAGAAAATTGCTTTAGTGCCTACAATGGGTGCATTGCACAAAGGACACGTATCACTCATCAATATTGCCCAGCAATATGCAGATGTGGTGGTTTGCAGTATTTTTGTAAATCCAACACAATTTACCGATCCTAAAGACCTGGAAAAATATCCACGTCCCCTGGAGCATGACATGCAAATGCTTCGGGAAGCAGGGTGTGATGTGGTGTTTATGCCCTCGGTAAAAGAGATGTATCCGGGAACGGAGCACTGGCATATTGATCTTGGACCAGCAGAGTTTCTGTTGGAAGGAGAGTTTAGAAAAGGACACTATCAGGGAGTTACCCAGATTGTAAAAAAACTTTTTGATGCCGTGAATCCAGATGTTGCTTTCTTCGGGCAAAAGGACTTTCAGCAGGTGCTGATGATTGAAAATATGGTGGCTTATTTTAAGCTTCCTGTGCAGATCATTTCCTGTCCTATCATCAGGGAAGAAGATGGCCTGGCTATGAGCTCCAGAAATATCCATTTAAATGAAGCAGACCGTAAAAATGCATTGGTTCTGAGTAAGGCATTGACTTATGTAAAGGATCATTTTGAAGAAAAAACAATTGCAGTGCTCCTTGCAGAAGCGAAGGAGATGATCTCAGCAGTCGCGGGCGTCGAGCTGGATTATTTCACGATTGCAAACGGGAAAACGCTCCTTCCTGAAAATAATAAAAATCAATCTGATCTTGTGGCTTTAGTAGCGGCAAAGGTCGGTCAGACCAGGCTAATAGATAATATGCTCCTCAACTGA
- a CDS encoding glycogen/starch synthase — translation MAKTKLLIVTHEMSPFLELTKISEITRQLPQAMQDKGFEIRILMPRFGNINERRNRLHEVIRLSGMNIIIDDNDNPLIIKVASIPAARMQVYFLDNEDYFQRKYVFRDKEDKFYADNDERTIFFCKGALETVKKLGWAPDIVHCHGWMTALVPAYIKTSYKNDPTFKNSKVVYSIYENCFTEKLHADLHKKAVMNAMTLEDTKVFENADCNTLHIGAITYSDAVVLANENIDSNVLKFVKDSNKPTLAYNLTDDFENFYALYEEISDEELVSIA, via the coding sequence ATGGCAAAAACGAAGCTACTGATTGTTACACACGAGATGTCGCCTTTCCTTGAACTCACAAAAATTTCAGAAATTACCCGTCAACTACCTCAGGCAATGCAGGACAAAGGATTTGAAATCCGCATTTTGATGCCTAGATTCGGGAATATTAATGAAAGAAGGAACAGATTGCACGAAGTAATACGTCTTTCAGGAATGAACATTATCATCGATGATAATGACAACCCTTTAATTATTAAAGTTGCTTCTATCCCGGCTGCCCGTATGCAGGTATACTTCCTGGATAATGAAGATTATTTCCAACGCAAATACGTTTTTAGAGACAAGGAAGACAAATTCTATGCTGACAATGACGAAAGAACAATATTCTTTTGCAAAGGCGCATTAGAAACGGTAAAAAAATTAGGCTGGGCACCAGACATCGTGCACTGTCACGGATGGATGACCGCTTTAGTCCCGGCTTACATTAAAACTTCTTATAAGAATGATCCTACTTTCAAGAATTCTAAAGTAGTATATTCGATCTATGAGAATTGTTTTACAGAGAAACTTCATGCAGATCTTCATAAAAAGGCTGTAATGAACGCCATGACGCTTGAGGATACGAAAGTATTTGAAAATGCCGACTGTAACACCTTACATATCGGAGCGATAACTTACTCTGATGCAGTAGTATTAGCGAACGAAAACATCGATAGTAATGTGTTAAAATTTGTTAAAGATTCTAATAAACCAACTTTAGCTTATAATTTAACCGACGATTTCGAAAACTTCTACGCTTTATATGAGGAGATTTCGGATGAAGAATTGGTTTCAATAGCATAA
- a CDS encoding DUF4270 domain-containing protein, whose amino-acid sequence MKFSKQDLLTMLIGLFLFSSCKDPNTIGLGEEDSAIKGDLYDNTTVTSQTQLDDAVNTLNLERYPVGFMTDPVFGETLAGAAMVVNAPGANLTSTTTSKYRFGKNAELDSAVLILGYAKIASGSSVITPFYGDSTQTYTFTVGQMTRDLTQEQSFLSSTEWGKDATEILGTLVTNDKNQPQGAVYIKPLTPFKVTDIVPGKPDTLRTVAPQLRIRLNKALIQNKIVKMDTLALDKRHIFTDKFRGLYVSAKASGKGGMIFFNFADTTSKLQLYYKRDGKTVGTRDTTSVSFPITQDLGRVLSYVKHTYTNPDIKAQLEDNSGKQFEKTYLQALSGLRNKISFNFDEFNAKLGGAKVAINKAELVVDVTPEADAHFKPAPRLRLYINDVAGKRIKVSDNNPGSQSNPNGDPRGVSDLEFGGYFDSVNSRYIFTLTSYVQDLVSGKIKDYGTFLSPAPLLYPTNASPLDPLVTTAERSILVGPKKDAAAATKRMKLNIFYTKLK is encoded by the coding sequence ATGAAATTTTCAAAACAAGACTTATTAACCATGTTGATAGGTCTTTTTCTTTTTTCTTCTTGTAAAGATCCCAATACCATAGGTTTGGGTGAGGAAGATTCTGCCATTAAAGGCGATCTGTATGACAATACTACGGTCACTTCTCAAACGCAACTGGATGACGCAGTCAACACACTAAATCTGGAACGCTACCCGGTAGGGTTTATGACCGATCCTGTTTTTGGAGAGACTTTGGCAGGTGCAGCAATGGTGGTCAATGCCCCTGGTGCAAACTTGACCTCAACAACAACAAGCAAATACAGATTTGGTAAAAATGCGGAACTGGATTCAGCAGTATTGATTTTAGGTTATGCTAAAATCGCATCAGGAAGTTCGGTTATTACTCCATTTTATGGTGACTCTACGCAAACTTACACTTTCACTGTTGGCCAGATGACCAGAGATTTAACGCAGGAACAAAGCTTTCTCAGCTCTACTGAATGGGGCAAAGATGCAACTGAAATTCTGGGTACACTTGTAACTAACGATAAAAATCAACCTCAAGGTGCAGTTTACATCAAACCTTTAACACCTTTTAAAGTTACAGACATTGTTCCAGGTAAGCCCGACACCCTAAGAACTGTGGCTCCCCAGCTAAGGATCCGCCTGAACAAAGCACTGATCCAAAACAAGATCGTTAAAATGGATACCCTTGCTCTTGATAAAAGACATATATTCACTGATAAATTCCGGGGACTATATGTTAGTGCAAAAGCCAGTGGAAAAGGCGGGATGATATTTTTCAACTTTGCGGATACCACCTCCAAATTGCAACTTTATTATAAAAGGGACGGCAAAACCGTGGGAACCAGAGATACGACTTCTGTAAGCTTCCCAATCACCCAAGACCTCGGACGAGTCTTGTCTTATGTGAAGCATACCTACACTAACCCAGACATTAAAGCGCAGCTGGAAGATAATAGTGGTAAACAGTTTGAGAAAACCTACCTACAGGCATTATCAGGGCTTAGGAATAAGATTAGTTTTAATTTCGATGAGTTTAATGCAAAACTAGGAGGTGCCAAAGTAGCCATTAACAAAGCCGAGCTTGTAGTGGACGTAACGCCAGAAGCTGATGCGCATTTCAAACCGGCACCAAGACTAAGACTATACATTAATGATGTAGCAGGGAAACGTATAAAAGTTTCAGACAATAATCCTGGCTCACAGAGCAATCCTAACGGTGATCCAAGAGGGGTTAGTGACCTTGAATTCGGTGGATATTTTGACTCGGTAAATAGCCGGTACATTTTCACATTGACGAGTTATGTTCAGGATCTTGTTAGTGGCAAAATCAAAGACTATGGGACTTTCCTATCGCCTGCCCCGCTTCTATACCCTACAAACGCGTCTCCTTTAGATCCATTGGTAACGACTGCAGAACGGTCGATATTAGTCGGTCCTAAAAAAGATGCAGCAGCGGCAACAAAAAGAATGAAACTAAATATCTTCTATACCAAACTGAAATAA